From Aerosticca soli, a single genomic window includes:
- a CDS encoding RelA/SpoT family protein, with product MPTDGAVTAADPRALPPYAQALKERIAYLPEAQVERVLSAYAVGAVAHAGQARQSGEPYITHPLAVAGILAELGLDAETLIAAILHDTLEDTALTREELTAQFGETVTALVDGVTKLDKMQFSSRQEADAESFRKMLLAMARDLRVILIKLADRLHNMRTLSAKDAASRRRIARETLEIYAPIAQRLGMNKFKAELQDLGFRALYPDRYRVLSERIRLALGNRREAMAKIEAALTTRLAEEQIPARVVGRIKSPWSIYTKMRNEHKSFAQLMDVYGFRVVVDSAMRCYMALGVVHALYKPVDRRFKDFIAIPKANGYQSLHTVLLGPFGAPIEVQIRTEEMDQVAERGVAAHWAYKSDSGPANSAQARAREWLAALADSQARTPSAAEFIENVKIDLFPDEVYLFTPRGDILALPRNATALDFAYAVHTDVGDHAVAARVDKKLVPLRTRLESGQMVEIITAPSAVPNPVWLEFVVTGKARTAIRQHLKHLQHEDAVDFGHRMLDRALAAQGSSLDAIPPAVLDRFLREAKLHRLEELLAEIALGNRMPDAVAGQLLAARGGKDHPAAKATLAQEKIRITGAERGVLSFANCCHPLPGDEIIGYLSPGKGIVVHRLECPNVAELRKSPERCVPIEWDRHVQGDYKAELRVEVINRPGVLATVAAAIADADSNIENVEYVERDAAAATLIFTMEVKSRKHLADVIRRVRRTGVVSGAYRHPL from the coding sequence ATGCCGACTGACGGCGCCGTGACGGCCGCCGACCCCCGCGCATTGCCGCCTTACGCGCAGGCACTCAAGGAACGCATCGCCTATTTGCCCGAAGCCCAGGTCGAGCGCGTGCTGTCCGCCTACGCGGTGGGAGCCGTGGCGCATGCCGGCCAGGCCAGGCAGAGCGGCGAGCCGTACATCACCCATCCGCTGGCGGTCGCCGGCATCCTGGCCGAGCTCGGGCTCGATGCCGAGACGCTGATCGCGGCGATCCTGCACGACACCCTGGAAGACACCGCACTCACCCGCGAGGAGCTCACCGCGCAGTTCGGCGAGACGGTGACCGCGCTGGTCGACGGCGTGACCAAGCTCGACAAGATGCAGTTCTCCAGCCGGCAGGAAGCCGACGCGGAAAGTTTCCGCAAGATGTTGCTGGCGATGGCGCGCGATCTGCGCGTGATCCTGATCAAGCTCGCCGACCGTCTGCACAACATGCGCACGCTGAGCGCCAAGGATGCCGCCTCGCGCCGGCGCATCGCGCGCGAGACGCTGGAAATCTACGCGCCGATCGCGCAGCGGCTCGGCATGAACAAGTTCAAGGCCGAGCTGCAGGATTTGGGTTTCCGCGCCCTGTATCCGGACCGCTACCGGGTGCTGAGCGAGCGCATCCGCCTCGCGCTCGGCAACCGCCGCGAGGCGATGGCCAAGATCGAGGCCGCCCTGACCACGCGGCTGGCCGAGGAGCAGATCCCGGCGCGGGTGGTCGGGCGGATCAAGTCGCCGTGGAGCATCTACACGAAGATGCGCAACGAGCACAAAAGCTTCGCGCAGCTCATGGACGTGTACGGCTTTCGCGTGGTGGTGGACAGCGCCATGCGCTGCTACATGGCGCTCGGCGTGGTGCATGCGCTGTACAAGCCGGTCGACCGGCGCTTCAAGGATTTCATCGCCATCCCCAAGGCCAACGGTTACCAGTCGCTGCATACCGTGCTGCTGGGGCCGTTCGGCGCGCCGATCGAGGTGCAGATCCGCACCGAGGAGATGGATCAGGTCGCCGAGCGGGGCGTGGCCGCGCACTGGGCCTACAAGTCCGACAGCGGTCCGGCCAACAGCGCGCAGGCCCGCGCCCGCGAATGGCTGGCGGCGCTCGCCGACAGCCAGGCGCGCACGCCCTCGGCCGCCGAGTTCATCGAGAACGTCAAGATCGATCTCTTCCCCGACGAGGTCTATCTGTTCACGCCGCGCGGCGACATCCTCGCCCTGCCGCGCAACGCCACCGCGCTCGATTTCGCCTATGCCGTGCATACCGATGTCGGTGACCATGCGGTGGCCGCGCGGGTGGACAAGAAGCTGGTGCCGTTGCGCACACGGCTGGAATCGGGGCAGATGGTCGAGATCATCACCGCGCCGTCGGCGGTGCCCAATCCGGTGTGGCTGGAGTTCGTCGTCACCGGCAAGGCGCGCACGGCGATCCGCCAGCATCTGAAACACCTGCAGCACGAGGATGCGGTGGACTTCGGCCATCGCATGCTCGACCGCGCGCTGGCGGCGCAGGGCAGCAGTCTGGATGCCATCCCGCCGGCCGTGCTGGACCGTTTTCTGCGCGAGGCCAAGCTGCACCGGCTGGAGGAACTCCTGGCCGAGATCGCCCTGGGCAACCGCATGCCGGACGCCGTCGCCGGCCAGCTCCTGGCGGCACGTGGCGGCAAGGATCACCCCGCCGCGAAGGCCACGCTGGCGCAGGAGAAGATCCGCATCACCGGTGCCGAACGCGGGGTGCTCAGCTTCGCCAATTGCTGCCATCCGCTGCCGGGCGACGAGATCATCGGCTATCTCTCGCCGGGCAAGGGCATCGTGGTGCATCGGCTGGAATGCCCGAACGTGGCCGAGCTGCGCAAGTCGCCGGAGCGCTGCGTGCCGATCGAGTGGGATCGCCACGTGCAGGGCGACTACAAGGCCGAGCTGCGTGTGGAAGTGATCAACCGCCCCGGCGTGCTCGCCACCGTCGCCGCGGCCATCGCCGATGCCGATTCCAATATCGAGAACGTCGAGTACGTCGAGCGCGACGCGGCCGCCGCCACCTTGATCTTCACTATGGAGGTCAAGAGCCGCAAGCATCTGGCCGACGTCATCCGCCGCGTGCGGCGCACCGGTGTGGTCAGCGGGGCCTATCGCCATCCGCTCTGA
- a CDS encoding RidA family protein translates to MSRQIIATAQAPAAIGPYSQAVRAGTTVYCSGQIPLDPATGALVEGDITAQARRVFENLKAVAAAAGGSLDDAVRVGIYVTDLQHFAAVNAVMAEYFKPPYPARSTIEVSGLPKGAQVEVDAILVVG, encoded by the coding sequence ATGTCCCGACAGATCATCGCCACTGCGCAAGCGCCGGCCGCGATCGGCCCCTATTCGCAAGCCGTGCGTGCCGGCACCACGGTCTACTGCTCGGGCCAGATCCCGCTCGATCCGGCGACCGGTGCCCTGGTCGAGGGCGACATCACCGCGCAGGCGCGGCGGGTGTTCGAGAACCTCAAGGCCGTGGCCGCGGCGGCCGGCGGTTCGCTCGACGATGCGGTGCGGGTGGGCATCTACGTCACCGATTTGCAGCACTTCGCCGCGGTCAACGCGGTCATGGCCGAATACTTCAAGCCACCCTATCCTGCGCGATCCACCATCGAGGTTTCCGGCCTGCCCAAGGGCGCCCAGGTCGAGGTCGATGCGATCCTGGTGGTGGGCTGA